Proteins from one Aquila chrysaetos chrysaetos chromosome 5, bAquChr1.4, whole genome shotgun sequence genomic window:
- the GRIN2C gene encoding LOW QUALITY PROTEIN: glutamate receptor ionotropic, NMDA 2C (The sequence of the model RefSeq protein was modified relative to this genomic sequence to represent the inferred CDS: deleted 2 bases in 2 codons) has translation MGRAPAHALLLSMVLGCSAAFTDLLLPGPEEPVVNVAVVFGGTSYPLHIRSRLSPQSFLDMPLEIHPITVIVNNTNPSTLLTQICDILASHKIHGIVFEDNVGTEAVAQILDFISSQTQVPVISISGGSAVVLTPKEPGSAFLQLGVSIEQQIQVIFKVLEEYDWGSFAVITSLYPGYNIFLDVIRSFTDASYFGWELQEVITFEMSQERSSSRTQRLLRQIDAQVLIVYCSREEAEYLFAMAEQAGLVGPGYVWIVPSLTVGNMEVPPASFPVGLISVVTESWKLSLRQKVRDGVAIIAMGAASFFRAHGYLPEVGRDCRAPPGAITANTSFYRHLLNVTWEHRDFSFNEGGYLIRPTMVVISLNQHRLWEMVGKWDKGIIHMKYPVWPRYGSFLQPVADNRHLTVATLEERPFVIVENTDPSTGVCVRNTVPCRKQTNSSQSGDGLVDPYTKLCCKGFCIDILKKLAKAVKFSYDLYLVTNGKHGKIVRGVWNGMIGEVYYKRADMAIGSLTINEERSEIIDFSVPFVETGISVMVSRSNGTVSPSAFLEPYSPAVWVMMFVMCLTVVAVTVFVFEYFSPVGYNQNLTSGKRPGGPSFTIGKSVWLLWALVFNNSVPIENPKGTTSKIMVLIWAFFAVIFLASYTANLAAFMIQEEYVDTVSGLSDRKFQKPQEQYPPFRFGTVPNGSTERNIRSNYPDMHTHMVKYNQRSVEDALTSLKMGKLDAFIYDAAVLNYMARKEEGCKLVTIGSGKVFASTGYGIALQRGSRWKRAIDLALLQLLGDGETQKLETVWLSGICQNEKNEVMSSKLDIDNMAGVFYMLLVAMGLSLLVFAWEHLVHWKLRHSVPKSHKLDFLLAISRGIYSCFSGVQTLASPGRAPTPDVTASSAQANVLKMLQAAKEMVSTASVGGSLEQATRTIEDWSSRSDRLQTNFSLRTPQLVVQNSTGAHRAPSSIPAPAERLGRAYAPKGAPLGLPLPQSIPMDSRLPREEKWRGANEHVPRLLHPLKFQGGCAGDEALPGFPHLLVKTSPGGDFGEQVLVGNHIGAPLPPPTSPRDLPPPDIYREHKRPAGRGDRLQTPPLLQVDGGHGGSGTLPRLLSAAEKRREAVSPYLPPSCPRGAFPKTTRTCRARGEPVRPEVAVMEREKLSWRASSVRAPGERGEKRRPGGLRRCGPARPPARTDVPDLFPEAEAGYGCGPRCPQATGRPAPRSPAARLPSYREACRQNPRATATVPACTPYACVNSYANLPLYTGRLSRGSPPPREHPGVPAGCGRGAGRWDGGCRDCGRRGEPSLLRAVGTERRDPLVARGVTSPCAGGSWRRVSSLESEV, from the exons ATGGGCAGAGCGCCGGCGCATGCTCTGCTACTGTCGATGGTGCTGGGCTGCTCGGCTGCCTTCACGGACCTCCTGCTGCCGGGCCCCGAGGAGCCAGTGGTCAACGTGGCCGTGGTGTTTGGGGGCACATCCTACCCCCTGCACATCCGCTCCCGCCTGAGTCCCCAGAGCTTCCTGGACATGCCCCTGGAGATCCACCCCATCACCGTCATCGTCAACAACACCAACCCCAGCACCCTCCTCACCCAGATCTGCGACATCCTCGCCAGCCACAAGATCCACGGCATCGTCTTCGAGGACAACGTCGGCACGGAGGCCGTAGCCCAGATCCTTGACTTCATCTCCTCCCAGACTCAGGTCCCTGTCATCAGCATCAGCGGGGGGTCTGCCGTGGTCCTGACCCCGAAG GAGCCCGGATCGGCTTTCCTACAGTTGGGTGTCTCCATCGAGCAGCAAATCCAGGTGATCTTCAAGGTGTTGGAGGAATACGACTGGGGCTCCTTCGCTGTCATCACCAGCCTCTACCCGGGCTACAACATCTTCCTGGACGTCATCCGCTCCTTCACGGATGCCAGCTACTttggctgggagctgcaggaggtgaTCACCTTCGAGATGAGCCAGGAGCGGAGCAGCTCCAGGACGCAGCGGCTCCTGCGACAGATCGATGCCCAGGTCCTCATCGTCTACTGCTCACGAGAGGAGGCCGAGTACCTCTTTGCCATGGCAGAGCAAGCTGGCCTCGTGGGGCCGGGCTATGTCTGGATCGTGCCCAGCCTGACGGTGGGCAACATGGAGGTGCCACCCGCCTCCTTCCCCGTTGGCCTCATCAGTGTGGTGACGGAGAGCTGGAAGCTGAGCCTGCGGCAGAAGGTGCGGGATGGGGTGGCCATCATTGCCATGGGGGCGGCCAGCTTCTTCCGGGCCCACGGCTACCTCCCAGAGGTAGGACGGGACtgccgggcc ccccccggggccatCACCGCCAACACCAGCTTCTACCG ACACCTCCTCAACGTGACGTGGGAGCACAGGGACTTCTCCTTCAATGAAGGCGGCTACCTGATCAGACCCACCATGGTGGTGATCTCGCTCAACCAGCACCGGCTCTGGGAGATG GTGGGCAAGTGGGACAAAGGCATCATCCACATGAAGTACCCGGTATGGCCCCGCTACGGCTccttcctgcagcctgtggcTGATAACCGCCACCTGACAGTGGCCACACTGGAGGAGAGACCCTTCGTCATCGTGGAGAACACGGACCCCAGCACCGGGGTCTGCGTGCGCAACACCGTGCCCTGCCGCAAACAGACCAACTCCTCCCAGAG TGGCGATGGCCTCGTGGATCCCTACACCAAGCTGTGCTGCAAGGGCTTCTGCATCGACATCCTAAAGAAGCTGGCCAAGGCGGTGAAGTTCTCCTACGACCTCTACCTGGTCACCAACGGCAAACACGGCAAGATCGTCCGCGGGGTCTGGAACGGCATGATTGGTGAG gtgTACTACAAGCGTGCGGACATGGCCATCGGCTCGTTAACCATTAACGAAGAACGTTCCGAGATCATCGACTTCTCCGTCCCTTTCGTGGAGACGGGCATCAGCGTCATGGTGTCCCGCAGCAACGGCACCGTCTCCCCCTCCGCCTTCCTGG AGCCTTACAGCCCGGCCGTGTGGGTCATGATGTTCGTGATGTGTCTCACCGTGGTGGCCGTCACCGTCTTCGTGTTCGAGTATTTCAGCCCCGTTGGCTACAACCAGAACCTCACCAGCGGCAAGA GGCCGGGAGGTCCCTCCTTCACCATCGGCAAGTCGGTGTGGCTGCTGTGGGCTCTGGTCTTCAATAACTCGGTGCCCATTGAGAACCCCAAGGGCACCACCAGCAAGATCATGGTGCTCATCTGGGCCTTCTTCGCCGTCATCTTCCTCGCCAGCTACACCGCCAACCTGGCCGCCTTCATGATCCAGGAGGAGTACGTCGACACCGTCTCGGGGCTGAGTGACAGGAAG TTTCAGAAGCCACAGGAGCAGTACCCCCCTTTCCGCTTCGGCACCGTCCCCAATGGCAGCACCGAGAGGAACATCCGCAGCAACTACCCCGACATGCACACCCACATGGTGAAGTACAACCAGCGCTCCGTGGAGGATGCCCTCACCAGCCTCAAAATGGG GAAGCTGGACGCCTTCATCTACGACGCGGCGGTGCTGAACTACATGGCGCGGAAAGAGGAGGGCTGCAAGCTGGTGACCATCGGCTCCGGCAAGGTCTTCGCTTCCACCGGCTACGGCATCGCCCTGCAGCGCGGCTCCCGCTGGAAGCGGGCCATCGACCtggccctgctccagctcctgggcGACG GCGAGACCCAGAAGCTGGAGACGGTTTGGCTGTCGGGGATCTGCCAGAATGAGAAGAACGAGGTGATGAGCAGCAAGTTGGACATCGACAACATGGCGGGGGTCTTCTACATGCTGCTGGTGGCCATGGGGCTGAGCCTGCTGGTCTTCGCCTGGGAGCACCTCGTCCACTGGAAGCTGCGTCACTCCGTCCCCAAGTCCCACAAGCTTGACTTTCTCCTGGCCATCAGCAGG GGCATCTACAGCTGCTTCAGTGGGGTGCAGACGCTGGCGAGCCCCGGGCGGGCACCCACGCCCGACGTCACCGCCAGCTCAGCCCAGGCCAACGTGCTGAAGATGCTGCAGGCGGCCAAGGAGATGGTGTCGACGGCCAGCGTGGGCGGCTCGCTGGAGCAGGCCACCCGCACCATCGAGGACTGGAGCAGCCGCAGCGATCGCCTCCAGACCAACTTCTCCCTGAGGACACCCCAGCTCGTGGTGCAGAACAGCACCGGTGCCCACCGGGCCCCCTCCTCCATCCCGGCTCCCGCCGAGAGACTGGGGAGAGCCTACGCTCCCAAGGGTGCTCCCCTGGGGCTGCCGCTGCCCCAGTCCATCCCCATGGACTCCCGGCTGCCCAGGGAGGAGAAGTGGAGAGGGGCCAACGAGCACGTCCCCCGCCTCCTCCACCCCCTGAAATTTCAGGGTGGCTGTGCAGGGGATGAAGCCCTCCCGGGTTTCCCCCACCTCCTGGTGAAGACCTCCCCG GGGGGGGATTTTGGGGAGCAGGTGCTGGTGGGGAACCACATTGGggctcccctcccaccccccacgTCTCCCAGGGACCTCCCGCCGCCGGACATCTACAGGGAGCACaagcggccggcggggcggggggaccgGCTGCAAACCCCCCCCCTGCTCCAGGTGGACGGGGGACACGGGGGCTCGGGGACACTGCCCAGGCTGCTCTCGGCAGCGGAGAAGAGGCGGGAGGCGGTCAGCCCCTACCTGCCTCCATCCTGCCCTCGCGGAGCCTTCCCAAAAACCACCAGGACTTGCAGAGCCAGGGGGGAGCCTGTCCGGCCGGAGGTTGCGGTGATGGAGCGGGAGAAGCTGAGCTGGCGGGCGAGCTCGGTCAGGGCacccggggagcggggcgagAAGCGACGTCCCGGGGGGCTGCGACGCTGCGgtcctgcccgcccgcccgcccgcacCGACGTACCCGACCTCTTCCCCGAAGCCGAGGCCGGCTACGGCTGCGGTCCCCGCTGCCCCCAAGCCACCGGCCGGCCGGCACCACGCTCGCCCGCGGCCAGGCTGCCATCCTACCGGGAGGCTTGCCGGCAAAACCCCCGTGCCACCGCCACCGTGCCGGCGTGCACGCCGTACGCCTGCGTGAACTCGTATGCCAACCTCCCCCTCTACACGGGCCGCCTCTCGCGggggtccccgccgccccgtGAGCACCCCGGGGTGCCGGCGGGCTGCGGCCGGGGGGCCGGGCGCTGGGACGGCGGCTGCAGAGACTGCGGGAGGCGCGGGGAGCCCTCCTTGCTACGGGCGGTGGGGACGGAGAGAAGGGACCCACTGGTGGCCCGTGGGGTGACGAGTCCTTGTGCCGGCGGGTCCTGGCGGCGGGTCTCCAGCCTGGAGTCGGAGGTGTGA